Within Nematostella vectensis chromosome 1, jaNemVect1.1, whole genome shotgun sequence, the genomic segment CAGTCAATCAAACGTAAGTTAAGATTGATGAAACGATGAAACTTCACTTAACAAGTTTTTACAGAAATGACAttcttattttaacaaagGATATCCCATTGTAGGTCACCAAAACATAAGCCTGTTAGATTCAAGCAGACTTCCCTTGAGGAAACTTCACTTGACAACAACAGAAATCGAGCTAGACAAGCAGTGCCAAAGCCTCCCATGTCACCCCCTGACAGGCAGGGCCAAGCATCACTACAAATGAGGAGCTTTACTGTGAAAGCCAGTAATGTAAAGGGCTCAGCAAACAGTAACCGCAATGTACCATCTCCTCCAAACTCTGCCAAGTCACATGGGCCAAGACCTGGATCCTCCACACGCTTCCGCAAGATGATCATTGATGTTCGAAACTCAACAACATAAATGCAGTTACTACCCCTTTGGCATACTGTTACTTTGATATAGTAAAGAGTATCAGACACTGATGATCCACCGGTGACAAGTGaggctttcattttttttcttggagggggggggggggagggtaatAGAGGTGCACATAACCCCTTCACCCACCTCTACATTGTTTACCCTAGCTATTGGAAGTGGTGTATATGAGACCATCGACCCCAAGACGCACCCTTCCTTTTCCATTAATCTTGTTCTTCTTTACTTACAACGTAGGTCTTTACCCTGATTTTATGGGGTTTGCAAGAGAAGAGTTTTTTGCCATGTGGCAAGCAAAGCTGGGAAGATAGTTACTTGGTATCGAAGATCGTAGATCGCGCGAAAGTGGCCCTAAAGATCTTGTATTCATTTGTTGTTGAGTTTTTTGAACATCTGTGTGATCAGACAATTTATACGGCAGAAAAATATGTCGAATTTCGGTTTTGAGAGATTGTAAATATATCTTATTTATTGCTGGTAAGCATTGTATAAAGAAAGGTAACAAACTGTGTGCAGTTTTACAAAAGTTGACgaaaaagttattttattaaaaaagattTGTGTGCAGGTTAATTAACTCTTTGTcagttttatttattcaaatttCTCCTGCAAAAGAGAAACGCCAAAAGTACACATTGTGATGCAGTCATACTCGGGTATCCAGGGCGTCGCGGTCAGCGTAACGAGACGGCGCCCTTCCGCATCTGCCTCCTTGTTCCACCTCGTTGCAGTCTAACAATTATTCGCCGGATTCGAAGTGAAAAGGGCGCTAGATCCATCAATAAGCTTTtcctatccaaatacacacataaAATTAACCGTGTCTTAAAGCTACCAACAAAGGGGTCAGCCGTAGTCGATTCCATCGACTACGGTTACATGACTACAtgagcagggtggggtccgCACCCTACACGCGCCTCCGTGGATTGTCAGATAGTTTGTATTAGAAATTGCGCAAGGTATAACAAAGTGCGTTGGTACATTCCCCATATAGAATTTACTTGAAAACCGATGGATAATAGTTAACCCCAAAATTAAAATCTTCGAAAATCTTGGCAATGGGTCTGCTAGCCCTAACTAAGACCTGACACCGGGTACCCTGTACTGTTCAAGTCAATAAGATCGCAATTCAAGAAGTGATGACAATTTTCTTATGGTTACCCTGTGGCATGTGTTGCCATGTAAGCGTCAAGTCTGCATAGCGCATGTCACTGCCCCGTGGGCAAATCCAGGCTATGTGCTATAATATCATGACTACTAGTCTGGTAGTATAATagtaaacaaagaaaaaaacaattcgaGGACATGGCCAAGAATCGAACCTCGTCTAGATCAgataaaatgagaaaaaaatagaccatacgtTCCAGACATGTACTGAAAAGCCGTATGACagcataaagctttacggACAAGCTGGaaatttcggccccagcaccgctatctagcgaactatgcaacacaaaggaacctgaggtactcgcgcattaatggggaggcaataaccaggatcccaggcctgtcatagtcggttacgccacgcacagctcgctgagatgtacactaaaaaaatatcggggtctttttTGCTTGCGTCTCTTGGGAATGGGTGTGTTCCTATATTAATGTAGCGATATGTCGTCACCATGTGCAGTACACTACGACCTAGGTCTACGTTACTGCCTTTAGCCTTTGTTCTTCTTTGTTCACGCACGCTCAATACGACATATTTTTGTGCTCagaaacaacaaaagcaagcTACATTAAGATGCATGTAATCTAGATATTTTGTGCTCTTaggtttgaaaaaaaacagtgaatAAACCTCGTAAATTCTTAAAAGCATTTCAGATTCTAGAGTTAATATTTTCCTTTGCACAGGCATCGGAGGTGGGGGTCTCAAACCTAAATACTATAAAGTCAAAAAACCTTTAAATCGTGCAATTTTAAGTGTAGAGTCTCTCACGCTGTAACAAAGCACTTTGTCATAAAAAAGCTAACGCACTTTGTCATAAAATATGACGTAACCAAGGATTTTTATCGTAGTATTTTTGGTATATGTATGAAGATTACGTTAAATGAGTACCAGATCTGAAAATCAATTCTGATTTCCATTCAAAATCGCAAAGATATGGCTCTTTAGAAATAAAATGCACCCATAATCTAGATAATATATGAAGATTACGTTAAATGAGTACCAGATCTGAAAATCAATTCTGATTTCCATTCAGAATCGCAAAGATATGGCTCTTTAGAAATAAAATGCACCCATGATCTAGATAAGACCTTTCACACTCaagctttgataaaaaaaatctaattcATTACCAAGCAGGGGCGTGGCTTGAGTAAAACGCAGGGTGGTGTCAAGGGTAGTAACTTGAAACGCACGCACCTGGATTTATCGTTTCCCTTCTCATAAAAAGACAATCTATTTGCTACGTTTGTTGTCCCAGATAATATTCCCGGGGGTACCTCCAGAAAATAGACGGGGGTGGTCCTGCACCTCTGCTTTTGAACTGGTTTTGTAAATGCCCGCCATTAGGTGTCACGTGTTTACGTGACGTCATAGCAGCGGTGTGACGTAAACCAAGATGGTGGCTGTTATTGAGTCGAGAGAGAGGGGAGCTTTGCCTCATCCCACTAGCTGAAAAATCTAATCTTGGATGGTTCCTGCCTCTTTCCCTACGTCCCCAAATGGTGGACAGTATGGTAGCTGGCAATGGAGGTCAGCCGCAGTTCATTATGGGTGGATCGAGCCCCGATGAAAACGACTTGGACGTGAACCCCTTAGCTCATTTCTCTTCTCCTCCGTGGCTCGAGAACGATGACCCTACGATTATATTCCATCGCGTTAATTCCGACCAAATAATTTATTCTCCGCGTGCAAAGCGAGCTAAACTTGTCGGAAAATATTTGATGGGAGACATGCTTGGAGAAGGCTCCTATGGAAAGGTCAAGGAAATGTTAGATTGTGAGAACCTTCGGAGGTGTGCTgtcaaaattttgaaaaagcgACGGTTAAGACGAATACCTAACGGCGAGCAAAATGTAAAAAGGTGAGCATTGGGTTTTCAAACTCTAACCTTAGTTTCAAGCGGTGAATTCTCCAAGCCCTCATAGAATGATCGGTTGTGTTTGAACATCTCAAACGTTCTTAAAATTGTTGATAATCCAAACCTCAACGTTTAGTATTTAGAGTAGTAGTCTAGCCTCTGTTCATGTAACTTatatttattacttttttcTTCGCAGGGAAATTCGTTTACTTAAGCGTTTGAATCATAAAAATGTTATACAGCTTTATGATGTTATTTACGAcgaagtaaaacaaaaaatatatccttTTGAAATCACTCACTGCAATGTTGTTTACGTAATTTAATTATACTCGAACAAATAACCCACTCCCACTTTGTTAACAGTACATAAGAAGTCTTCGTGTTTTGTTTGCCATTTTTCTATTATCTAGATTATTTAGGTATTTCAAATTCTCAGGACAGTAACAATACAGGCTGCCAGTTTTATCATTCTTTTAACTGCAGTGTTGTTGTCAAAGCTCACAATGTTTCACTATTAACCACCAATCATCCACCAATTATTAAATGATTCATTGATGGATTCAGAGGGGGCggtaccccccacccctgacaAAAATTGTATAAGAATGTATGGGAGCGTTAATTCAGAAATGTACCTCCCGCCATATGTTTTGTAAAATAGGTGGGTGcccccacccctgaaaaaTCCTGGACCTTCCCCCGTAATGCTCCTTTAATTACTGTAATATCTAAGCTGGACTGTTTTATCAGTTTTTAACTGGTTATGCTAATAGTTTCCCATTAGTAATCTCCCACATTTAAGTCACACACAGATTATCAGCTGGCCTCTCAGCTGGCTGAGCCTGGCTGGTCAGTAAACTAAGAGATTTGAGGGGCTTGAGGCCCAAGTTACACAAGAAGAACCTAGAAAACAATGTAGTTAGTAGTTAGAGAGAATGTTTGTATAATTTTGCACATACAGTACTTTATAAGCCTCATAATAGGGTTGGCAATTAAAAATGAAAGGCATGGCAAATACTCATATATGATGTACAGCTATGCAAAACAGTTTTAAGGAAAAATTATAGAAGCCAAAGAATGCTCTCCTTTACTCActtgtttttatctttcttAACCCTTGTCACGTATATGATATTTGAGTATTGTGTGGGTGAGTTACAAGAGATGCTGGAAAGTGTTGATGACCGCAAGTTTCCAATATCTCAAGCACATGGGTAAGTAGACCGTCATCCAATGTTAATTCCATCAGCCAATTGAGAAGATGAAATTCAAGCTATTCTTTTTCAGGCTAACTTgctacattatttttttatatacataCCTCATCCATTTTCATATGCCTATTCAATGCCCACTGCTGTTTTGCTTTCATCGTTTGAGTGAAATTCCACTATTTGCAGGTACTTTTGCCAGTTGATGGATGGCCTAAAGTATCTTCATTGTCAAGGCGTTGTACATAAAGATATCCTTTTTCAAGTGGAAAATGAACAATATGCATATTTTTATTGCCTTTTGGCTTTTGAATCATCTTTAGTAACACTAGCAGTACAACACTATAGACATCAAAATAATGTTAAATGTTCAAAAAGTCAAATGGAAACAAAACTCAGCCAGGTTCAGCACATGATTTCTAGCTtgtgattttaaaaaaaaatggacatTCCAACATAAAATCCCAAAATTGAAATGGTTTGGCTATCCAGCCCTTAGATTGCAAAATTTTTTGCATATATTTTATGATGTgataattaaatattattgatatatttttgtataaaattTATGGGGGAACACTTACCAAACTCAAGAATTAAGCACACAAATTAAAGATCTGCTTGATAGTGTTTTCTAATAAAATCCATAGAGCAACACTTACCAAACTCAAGAACTAAGCACACAAATTATCAAGCTTATAACTCAAGCAATAACGAGACATCTTCAATTCACCAACTTACTTTTTGCTAGGGTTTCCAAAAGCTTTTGAATATTGGACATTGGAAAAGAAATGCAtgtaaaattaaaatgaaTATGCTGAACAAATTTTGATTAGGTTATTTGCCAATTGTATTGACATTCCTTGACACTGCCCACATATCAAGCCAAGTAACCTACTCTTGTCTACAGATGGCACTCTGAAGATTTCTGATCTAGGCGTTGCAGAGGTACATTGATAAAATACTGTCAAACCTGATTTAAAGCTTCTTCCCACTTCAAACGAGTTCACAGGCTTACAATCACACAGATTCAATCACATCTTCACACATCAATATATCTTTAACCAAATATTTCTAATCTTCTAATAACAAACTTTGTTTTGTCTGAGACCCGATATATATTCATTATTTGGATCAGCTCATGAACCCGATTCATTATTTGGATCTAGCTCATAAGCAGCGTGACATATTAATAAATAATGTTTGGCATGCTTCTGAACACAGGAGTGGTGTATGGCAAAGGCACGAAGCTTTTGTTGTGCTGAATCAATTACTATTCTCAGCTGACCATATGTCAATGTCAACTATGCAAAAGCTATTGAGCCTGACTCATGTAGTGTGACTTCTGATTAAACATTAACCTTAATGCATGTTGGTTGCCATGAAAAGCCAACAAGGTTTCGTTTGGCATGGCAGGAACACAGAGCCTCAATTAAGTCTGATGTATTTATGGCTGTTTGTTACACGGTTCCAGAGACTCAGTCCATTCAGTGCAGATGACACTTGTCGCACTAGTCAAGGATCACCAGCCTTTCAACCTCCTGAGATAGCTAATGGGCTTGAGACCTTCTCAGGGTTTAAAGTGGATATATGGGCTGCAGGGGTTACACTgtgagtaatgtactctataaTTCTAGTGAAgaacaatttatttattcattcatcgTGTTTTCACAGCAGAATTTATAGATTTACATTTTTGTACTTTATAACAGtggaaatggtaaaaaaatgtCTATACCATTACAAAAATCATTACATTTTTATCATCTGGGCTCTTTTATATGATGATAAAGATTGTGATGTTTATGTGTTTTGCTTTTCAGATACAATATAACAACAGGGAAATACCCTTTCGAAGGTGACAATATATACAGGCTATTTGAGAATATTGGCAAAGGGGAATTCTCAATCCCTGATGAAGTAGATGATTCTTTATCCGACTTATTAAAAGGTACCTATGACCTTAACCATCTGCACTCACTTTTATcatatcttctttttttcatataagAGGCATAAAAACATAAAGTTAATTAAATTTTTGCCAGGTATGCTGAATCCAGATCCTGAGAAAAGACTCACTATCGAGCAAATACGAAACCACAGGTAAAACCCTTACGCCAATATCAGGCCAATAATAGATGACCATTGACTCTGATGTATTCAT encodes:
- the LOC5517484 gene encoding serine/threonine-protein kinase STK11, which translates into the protein MVDSMVAGNGGQPQFIMGGSSPDENDLDVNPLAHFSSPPWLENDDPTIIFHRVNSDQIIYSPRAKRAKLVGKYLMGDMLGEGSYGKVKEMLDCENLRRCAVKILKKRRLRRIPNGEQNVKREIRLLKRLNHKNVIQLYDVIYDEVKQKMYMIFEYCVGELQEMLESVDDRKFPISQAHGYFCQLMDGLKYLHCQGVVHKDIKPSNLLLSTDGTLKISDLGVAERLSPFSADDTCRTSQGSPAFQPPEIANGLETFSGFKVDIWAAGVTLYNITTGKYPFEGDNIYRLFENIGKGEFSIPDEVDDSLSDLLKGMLNPDPEKRLTIEQIRNHRWVIKTHPLPRDPVAIPPLGGDEVRGMTVIPYLEDLHSSSEHLNQEGESTDDLKLTVSESSKKKSKLKRPSFGSCRTQ